From one Homo sapiens chromosome 2 genomic patch of type FIX, GRCh38.p14 PATCHES HG2275_PATCH genomic stretch:
- the COX5B gene encoding cytochrome c oxidase subunit 5B, mitochondrial precursor has product MASRLLRGAGTLAAQALRARGPSGAAAMRSMASGGGVPTDEEQATGLEREIMLAAKKGLDPYNVLAPKGASGTREDPNLVPSISNKRIVGCICEEDNTSVVWFWLHKGEAQRCPRCGAHYKLVPQQLAH; this is encoded by the exons ATGGCTTCAAGGTTACTTCGCGGAGCTGGAACGCTGGCCGCGCAGGCCCTGAGGGCTCGCGGCCCCAGTGGCGCGGCCGCGATGCGCTCCATGGCATCTGGAG GTGGTGTTCCCACTGATGAAGAGCAGGCGACTGGGTTGGAGAGGGAGATCATGCTGGCTGCAAAGAAGGGACTG gaCCCATACAATGTACTGGCCCCAAAGGGAGCTTCAGGCACCAGGGAAGACCCTAATTTAGTCCCCTCCATCTCCAACAAGAGAATAGTAGGCTGCATCT gtGAAGAGGACAATACCAGCGTCGTCTGGTTTTGGCTGCACAAAGGCGAGGCCCAGCGATGCCCCCGCTGTGGAGCCCATTACAAGCTGGTGCCCCAGCAGCTGGCACACTGA